Proteins found in one uncultured Desulfuromonas sp. genomic segment:
- the vnfG gene encoding V-containing nitrogenase subunit delta, whose protein sequence is MNEKIEQLVGYIQQRCLWQFFSRSWDREENIEGILTKAGQIFAGEEPSLETNTDRCFYADARILVADFRTEFPWIREADSSEIKSLLEGVKERLRFIAIEGSHNGELNMQNY, encoded by the coding sequence ATGAACGAAAAAATCGAACAACTTGTCGGCTATATCCAGCAACGCTGCCTGTGGCAGTTCTTCTCCCGCAGTTGGGACCGCGAAGAGAACATTGAAGGCATCCTGACCAAAGCCGGCCAGATTTTCGCCGGGGAGGAACCCAGCCTTGAAACCAATACGGACCGCTGTTTTTATGCGGATGCCCGAATTCTTGTGGCCGACTTTCGCACCGAGTTCCCATGGATTCGCGAAGCGGACAGCAGCGAAATCAAGAGTCTTCTAGAAGGGGTCAAGGAGCGGTTGCGCTTCATCGCCATCGAAGGGTCCCACAACGGGGAACTGAATATGCAGAACTATTGA
- a CDS encoding NAD(+)--dinitrogen-reductase ADP-D-ribosyltransferase gives MNYSSFNLCNLPPWVIASHHFNDNPQPIELQGVKEGTRVLFEKLAGLADHHERGRVFNDFMSVKFHLHHWHEQETAAARTSIRNSYLRFLRGWMIDSNSVAGAVLKHWVESRFGIRPTFHKSRIDDISSPAYFDYSRDVLTGSAQTSAIQTQLDLLYGYSQFELALRHPDQPCLTLYRGTHDAEEYDILDRAGKREMIVRLNNLVSFTSEEERAWEFGRTVWQTTIPLAKIFFFSGLLPGSILHGEEEFLVIGGEFRVKRLLY, from the coding sequence GTGAATTACAGTTCATTCAACCTGTGCAACCTGCCGCCATGGGTGATCGCTTCGCATCATTTCAATGACAATCCGCAACCGATCGAATTGCAGGGGGTGAAAGAGGGGACCCGGGTTCTGTTTGAAAAACTGGCCGGGCTCGCTGACCACCATGAACGCGGTCGGGTGTTCAATGATTTCATGTCGGTGAAGTTTCACCTCCACCACTGGCATGAACAGGAGACCGCCGCCGCCCGCACCAGTATCCGTAACAGTTATCTGCGCTTTTTGCGTGGCTGGATGATCGATTCCAATTCGGTGGCCGGGGCGGTGCTCAAACACTGGGTGGAGAGCCGTTTCGGCATTCGCCCGACCTTCCACAAGAGCCGTATCGACGATATCAGCAGTCCGGCCTATTTTGATTATTCACGCGATGTTCTGACCGGCAGCGCCCAGACCAGCGCCATTCAGACACAGCTTGATCTGCTCTACGGCTACAGCCAGTTTGAACTGGCGTTGCGCCACCCTGATCAGCCCTGTCTAACCCTGTATCGCGGCACCCACGACGCCGAAGAATATGACATCCTTGACAGAGCAGGCAAGCGGGAGATGATTGTGCGGCTGAATAATCTGGTCTCGTTCACCAGTGAAGAGGAGCGGGCCTGGGAATTCGGACGTACCGTGTGGCAGACCACCATTCCGTTGGCAAAAATCTTTTTTTTCAGTGGTCTGTTGCCGGGCAGTATCCTGCACGGCGAGGAGGAATTTCTCGTCATCGGCGGGGAATTCCGCGTCAAACGGCTGTTGTACTGA
- a CDS encoding TOBE domain-containing protein, whose translation MRTQSRKDNLDGVVIDGSLWFCKEDSPFVGMDRIRLLEKIDELGSINKAAKVLGISYRTAWDAVNLINNLAEDPVVEKLSGGKGGGGTHLTESGRDIVRKYILFQEAHQDFLADLKEQLGDLSGLHNFLDRVTMRVSARNVFYGTISKIIHGTVHVEVRIALKEGASIKAIITESAADSLALREGKPVYALVQAGSVVVADAISNFKVSAGNFFDGTVSRLLHGPVNSEVDIELPGGETVSAVITLESAHQMALQPGCRACVFFKASHVILGVR comes from the coding sequence ATGAGGACGCAGAGTCGGAAAGACAACCTTGATGGTGTCGTCATTGATGGCAGCTTATGGTTTTGTAAAGAGGACAGCCCGTTTGTCGGCATGGACAGGATCCGTCTTCTGGAAAAAATCGATGAGCTGGGTTCCATCAATAAGGCGGCCAAAGTTCTTGGAATTAGTTACCGGACGGCCTGGGATGCGGTTAACCTGATCAACAATCTTGCCGAAGATCCAGTGGTTGAAAAATTGAGTGGCGGCAAGGGTGGTGGTGGAACCCATCTGACCGAGTCGGGGCGAGACATTGTCCGCAAATATATACTGTTTCAAGAGGCGCACCAGGACTTCTTGGCCGATCTGAAAGAGCAGCTGGGTGATTTGAGCGGTCTGCATAACTTTCTTGACCGCGTGACGATGAGGGTCAGTGCCCGTAATGTGTTTTACGGCACGATCAGCAAGATTATCCATGGTACGGTTCATGTTGAAGTGAGAATCGCTCTTAAGGAAGGTGCCTCAATCAAGGCGATTATCACCGAGAGTGCCGCTGATTCTTTGGCCTTACGGGAGGGAAAACCCGTCTATGCCCTTGTGCAGGCCGGATCCGTCGTTGTTGCTGATGCTATCTCGAATTTTAAAGTGAGTGCCGGTAATTTTTTTGACGGAACCGTCAGCAGATTACTCCATGGGCCGGTCAATAGTGAAGTGGATATTGAACTCCCCGGTGGGGAGACGGTCAGCGCGGTAATTACTCTTGAGAGTGCCCACCAGATGGCGTTGCAGCCAGGCTGCCGGGCCTGCGTGTTTTTCAAAGCGTCCCACGTCATTCTCGGCGTCCGTTGA
- a CDS encoding nitrogenase component 1, protein MSCSVIKKERTGIINPMFDCQPTGAQFVGIGVKDCIPLVHGGQGCSMFVRLLFAQHFKENFDIASSSLHEDAAVFGGANRIVEGVPTMVRRYPDLRVIPIITTCSTEVIGDDIEGTIKKVQRELKKEFPDREVHLVPVHSPSFKGSHVSGYNVAMQAFISTLAKKGEPNGKLNVFTGWVNPGDVTELKHYLAEMEIDNTILMDIESFDSPTLPSKEILTTGSTTVEDLVDSANAIGSIALSRYEGASSAEYLEKNFEVPALTTATPIGIKNTDTLLQNLSKMTGKEIPESLIKERGIAIDALADLVHMFLADKKVAIFGNADLVIGLAEFCLEVELKPVLLLLGDDNPNYEKDPRILALQEKVEFDMEVVCNADLWELERRIRDKEIELDLIMGHSKGRYVAIDAQIPMVRVGFPTFDRAGLYRHPTIGYRGAMELGEAIANALFTHMEYTKDREWILNTW, encoded by the coding sequence ATGTCTTGTTCAGTTATAAAAAAAGAACGGACCGGCATCATCAACCCGATGTTCGACTGTCAGCCCACCGGGGCCCAGTTCGTCGGCATCGGCGTCAAGGACTGCATTCCACTGGTCCACGGCGGTCAGGGTTGCAGCATGTTCGTCCGCCTGCTGTTTGCGCAGCACTTTAAGGAAAACTTCGATATCGCCTCCTCGTCCCTGCATGAGGACGCGGCGGTCTTCGGCGGTGCCAACCGGATTGTCGAAGGGGTGCCGACCATGGTACGCCGTTATCCCGACCTGCGGGTGATTCCGATCATCACCACCTGCTCTACCGAAGTTATCGGTGATGACATCGAAGGCACCATCAAAAAGGTCCAGCGCGAGCTGAAAAAGGAATTCCCCGACCGGGAAGTCCACCTCGTACCGGTACACAGCCCGAGCTTCAAGGGTAGCCATGTCAGCGGTTACAATGTCGCCATGCAGGCGTTCATCTCAACCCTGGCGAAAAAAGGGGAACCCAACGGCAAGCTCAACGTGTTTACCGGCTGGGTCAATCCGGGCGATGTTACGGAACTTAAGCATTATCTGGCGGAGATGGAGATCGACAACACCATTCTCATGGATATTGAAAGCTTTGATTCCCCCACCCTGCCATCCAAGGAGATTCTCACCACCGGCAGCACCACAGTTGAGGATCTGGTCGATTCGGCCAATGCCATAGGCTCCATTGCCCTGAGTCGTTACGAAGGCGCCAGTTCGGCGGAATACCTGGAGAAAAACTTCGAAGTTCCCGCCCTGACCACCGCCACACCGATCGGCATTAAAAACACCGACACCCTGTTGCAGAACCTGAGCAAGATGACCGGCAAGGAGATTCCCGAATCCCTGATCAAAGAGCGCGGCATCGCCATCGACGCTCTGGCCGATCTGGTGCACATGTTCTTGGCTGATAAAAAAGTGGCCATTTTCGGCAATGCCGATCTTGTCATCGGTCTGGCCGAATTCTGCCTTGAGGTGGAGCTGAAACCGGTGCTGCTGCTGCTCGGCGACGACAATCCCAACTATGAAAAAGATCCGCGTATCCTTGCCTTGCAGGAGAAAGTGGAGTTTGACATGGAGGTGGTCTGCAATGCCGACCTGTGGGAACTGGAACGCCGCATCCGCGACAAGGAGATCGAACTCGATCTGATCATGGGCCATTCCAAAGGGCGTTATGTCGCCATCGACGCCCAGATCCCCATGGTGCGGGTCGGTTTCCCAACCTTTGACCGTGCCGGTCTTTACCGTCATCCCACCATCGGCTATCGCGGTGCCATGGAACTGGGCGAGGCCATTGCCAACGCTCTGTTCACCCACATGGAATATACCAAGGATCGTGAATGGATCCTTAACACCTGGTGA
- a CDS encoding NifB/NifX family molybdenum-iron cluster-binding protein yields MRVAFSSSNGRNVDIGFDQSCQFQIWDITLDGIQRCPCVDALVNHTSEEQNTIARLSAIAHCDLVCAMDIGENTMARLVNRGIHPLCTSHEIPIFELVEKLQTMLRTNRSPWLKRLNRKKNPSSQQPV; encoded by the coding sequence ATGAGAGTCGCTTTCTCCTCCAGTAATGGTCGCAATGTCGATATCGGCTTCGACCAAAGTTGCCAGTTTCAGATCTGGGATATCACCCTTGACGGCATCCAGCGTTGCCCTTGCGTGGATGCGTTGGTCAATCACACCTCCGAGGAACAGAACACCATCGCCCGCCTCAGCGCCATCGCCCACTGCGATCTGGTGTGCGCCATGGACATCGGCGAAAACACCATGGCCCGGCTGGTCAATCGGGGCATTCATCCGTTGTGCACCAGTCATGAAATCCCCATTTTTGAGCTGGTCGAAAAACTTCAGACCATGCTTCGCACCAATCGGTCCCCCTGGCTGAAACGCCTGAATAGAAAGAAAAATCCATCATCCCAACAACCGGTTTGA
- a CDS encoding nitrogenase component 1 yields the protein MLEQLTFDDCSHSRDPIVGCALEGVATIIAGIEGASIVIHSPQGCAATVALGYDNHEIDFTQRKVACTRLFETDIILGAGQKLKDLIAEADATFQSKVLFVVGTCSADIIGEDIDGICRTMQAKTNARLIPIMAGGFRGNSYDGMDLGLKTLLPFIKQPDEVTKIPRSVNLVAPQASLNPTWWSDMHWVERMLNAMGATVQATLPRHTTMHQLRHASTASANLLLSHDVGTPFMAQMAERHETPQLLADLPLPIGLKNTARWLRALGEHFDAQEIAEKMIAEGEAMVVDVLRRRALMIIPRYRNCRVAICADATIGIGLVRLLFEELEMIPELLLFRSDSPKARSLLQQELDSMGIAPKVAFNVDGYQIKKALSEHKVDAVLGSAWETYLAEELEIQLAFDVLSPTNRDVYVDRPYFGYDGMLNVLERIGNDWESAFRSKEIRWDHYDETRRPVNNDKERWAS from the coding sequence ATGCTTGAACAGCTGACATTCGATGATTGCAGCCACAGTCGCGACCCCATTGTCGGCTGCGCCCTGGAAGGGGTTGCCACTATTATCGCCGGCATCGAGGGCGCAAGCATCGTCATTCACTCGCCTCAGGGGTGCGCCGCCACCGTGGCCCTGGGATACGACAATCACGAAATTGATTTCACCCAGCGCAAAGTGGCCTGTACCCGTCTGTTTGAAACCGACATCATCCTCGGTGCCGGACAAAAGCTCAAGGATCTGATCGCCGAAGCCGATGCCACCTTCCAGAGCAAAGTGCTGTTTGTCGTCGGCACCTGCTCCGCTGACATCATCGGCGAAGACATTGACGGAATCTGCCGCACCATGCAAGCGAAGACCAATGCGCGGCTGATCCCGATTATGGCCGGGGGCTTCCGGGGGAACAGCTACGATGGAATGGATCTGGGCCTCAAAACCTTACTCCCTTTCATCAAACAGCCCGATGAGGTCACAAAAATTCCACGTAGCGTGAACCTGGTCGCCCCGCAGGCCAGCCTCAATCCAACCTGGTGGAGCGACATGCACTGGGTTGAGCGCATGCTCAACGCCATGGGTGCAACCGTGCAGGCGACCCTGCCCCGCCACACCACCATGCACCAGCTGCGTCACGCGTCGACGGCATCGGCCAATCTTCTGTTAAGCCACGATGTCGGCACCCCGTTTATGGCGCAGATGGCCGAAAGGCATGAGACGCCCCAGCTTCTCGCCGATTTGCCGTTGCCCATCGGTCTGAAAAACACCGCCCGTTGGCTGCGAGCGCTGGGTGAGCATTTTGACGCGCAGGAAATTGCGGAAAAAATGATCGCTGAAGGAGAAGCCATGGTGGTGGATGTGTTGCGCCGCCGCGCCTTGATGATTATCCCGCGCTACCGCAACTGCCGGGTCGCGATCTGCGCCGATGCCACCATCGGTATCGGCCTGGTGCGTCTGTTGTTTGAGGAGCTGGAAATGATTCCGGAACTGCTGCTGTTTCGTTCCGACAGTCCTAAGGCCCGCTCCCTGCTTCAGCAAGAATTGGACAGCATGGGCATTGCGCCTAAAGTTGCCTTCAACGTCGATGGCTACCAGATTAAAAAAGCGCTGAGCGAGCACAAGGTCGATGCGGTGCTCGGTTCCGCTTGGGAAACCTATCTGGCGGAGGAGCTGGAGATTCAACTGGCGTTTGACGTGCTGTCTCCCACCAATCGGGATGTCTATGTTGATCGCCCCTATTTCGGTTATGACGGTATGCTCAACGTACTGGAAAGGATCGGCAATGACTGGGAAAGCGCCTTCCGTTCCAAGGAGATCCGCTGGGATCATTACGATGAAACGCGTCGCCCCGTCAACAACGATAAGGAAAGGTGGGCCTCATGA
- a CDS encoding nitrogenase component 1 — MADTTCGDIADSIVFHGSLSDLYQQAKEGKVPTHLQGSHTRPCKFWTATKILSGIRHSIILTHGPSGCAYGVKQAYKLTNSRNSGSAYEPVLSTSLNQSRIIYGGEKELKGALKEVDAKYQPDVIFVATSCATGIIGDNVDAVVQQMQKQINAHIMPIHCEGFAGEYRSGFDLVFRELVKLMDPPTPQRQTELADCVNIVGAKMGPERTEVDTDVKELMRLVEAMGARVNAVIAGNCSLEELKRAPSVAVNCTLCLDIGYALGIAMRDTHGTPLNSTILPYGIAATEKWLEGAAKHLGMEEQAKALMAREYEAIHDEYETARAHLVGKTAIIEGHDAIKSLSIAYMLQNDFGMRAIIYNFHPWSTEARETSIDYLLETGMDPEILITKGTLALGKYESMKQTEEELLRFLGELDPLQTVYFGSSLSYPNIPLVDLNAILNRPRFGYRGALKVAQCIKTSLDYAFRPRSWMTKRIVFPENAGLASAQSLTPKLAQNVPDCTVYSAMKGRGKCLNS, encoded by the coding sequence ATGGCCGACACCACATGCGGCGATATCGCCGACAGCATCGTCTTTCATGGATCGCTCAGCGATCTTTATCAGCAAGCCAAGGAGGGAAAAGTCCCGACCCACCTGCAAGGCAGCCATACCCGGCCGTGCAAGTTCTGGACGGCGACCAAGATCCTCAGCGGCATCCGCCATTCCATTATTCTGACCCACGGCCCCAGCGGCTGTGCCTACGGTGTCAAACAGGCCTATAAGCTAACCAACAGCCGCAACAGCGGCAGTGCCTACGAGCCGGTGCTCAGCACCAGTCTCAATCAGTCGAGGATTATTTACGGCGGGGAAAAAGAACTCAAAGGTGCCCTGAAAGAAGTGGATGCCAAATATCAACCGGATGTCATCTTTGTCGCCACCAGTTGTGCCACCGGCATCATCGGCGACAATGTCGATGCCGTGGTCCAGCAGATGCAGAAACAGATCAACGCCCACATCATGCCCATCCATTGCGAAGGCTTTGCCGGCGAATATCGCAGTGGCTTTGACCTGGTGTTTCGTGAACTGGTCAAACTGATGGACCCGCCCACTCCACAACGACAAACCGAACTGGCCGATTGCGTCAATATCGTCGGCGCCAAGATGGGTCCGGAACGCACCGAAGTCGATACCGACGTTAAGGAACTGATGCGTCTGGTGGAAGCCATGGGCGCCAGAGTGAACGCTGTCATCGCCGGCAACTGTTCGCTGGAGGAACTCAAACGCGCACCCAGCGTCGCGGTTAACTGTACCCTGTGCCTGGATATCGGTTATGCCCTCGGCATTGCCATGCGCGACACTCACGGCACGCCGCTCAACTCGACGATTCTGCCCTACGGCATCGCCGCCACCGAAAAATGGCTGGAGGGCGCGGCCAAACATCTGGGCATGGAAGAACAGGCCAAGGCCCTGATGGCACGCGAGTACGAGGCGATCCATGACGAATACGAGACGGCGCGTGCCCATCTGGTCGGCAAGACCGCCATTATCGAAGGGCACGATGCCATCAAGTCCTTGTCCATCGCCTATATGCTGCAAAACGATTTCGGCATGCGCGCCATCATCTACAATTTTCATCCCTGGAGCACCGAAGCCAGGGAGACCAGCATCGACTATCTGCTGGAAACCGGCATGGACCCAGAAATCCTCATCACCAAAGGCACTCTGGCGCTGGGCAAGTACGAATCCATGAAACAGACCGAAGAGGAACTGCTGCGTTTTCTCGGTGAACTCGACCCGCTGCAGACCGTCTACTTCGGTTCGTCGCTGAGTTATCCCAACATTCCGCTGGTCGATCTCAACGCCATTCTCAACCGCCCGCGTTTCGGCTACCGCGGTGCCCTGAAGGTGGCCCAATGTATCAAGACCTCTCTTGATTACGCCTTCCGGCCGCGTAGCTGGATGACCAAACGGATCGTGTTTCCAGAAAACGCCGGGCTGGCTTCCGCCCAGTCGCTGACGCCGAAACTCGCCCAGAACGTGCCCGATTGCACCGTGTATTCCGCCATGAAAGGGAGGGGAAAATGCTTGAACAGCTGA
- the nifH gene encoding nitrogenase iron protein, producing the protein MSRKIAFYGKGGIGKSTTQQNTAAAMAHFYGKKVFIHGCDPKADSTRLILGGMPQETLMDMLRDFGEDKITIDTVVRTGFGDIRCVESGGPEPGVGCAGRGVITAIDLMEDLGAYTDDLDFVYFDVLGDVVCGGFAMPIRDGKAEEVYIVCSGEMMAIYAANNIAKGLLKYADQSGVRLGGIICNSRKVDGELELMMEFTEALGTQMIHFVPRDNMVQKAEFNKQSVIEFDPECNQAKEYATLAQKIIENEKFVVPTPLLMSELETMVAKYGLFD; encoded by the coding sequence ATGAGCAGAAAAATCGCTTTTTACGGTAAGGGCGGCATCGGCAAATCAACCACTCAACAAAATACCGCCGCAGCCATGGCCCATTTTTACGGCAAGAAAGTTTTCATCCACGGCTGCGACCCCAAAGCGGATTCCACCCGTCTCATTCTCGGCGGCATGCCGCAGGAAACCCTGATGGACATGCTACGCGATTTCGGGGAAGACAAGATCACCATCGATACCGTCGTACGTACCGGCTTTGGAGATATCCGCTGCGTCGAGTCAGGCGGTCCGGAACCGGGTGTCGGTTGCGCCGGTCGCGGGGTTATCACCGCCATCGACCTGATGGAAGACCTCGGCGCTTATACCGATGATCTCGACTTCGTTTATTTCGACGTTCTCGGTGACGTTGTCTGCGGCGGGTTCGCCATGCCGATCCGCGACGGTAAGGCCGAAGAGGTCTACATCGTCTGCTCCGGCGAAATGATGGCCATTTACGCCGCCAATAATATCGCCAAAGGTCTGCTCAAATATGCCGATCAAAGCGGCGTACGCCTCGGCGGCATTATCTGCAACAGCCGTAAGGTTGACGGCGAACTGGAGCTGATGATGGAGTTCACCGAAGCCCTCGGCACCCAGATGATCCACTTTGTCCCGCGCGACAACATGGTGCAGAAAGCCGAATTCAACAAGCAATCCGTCATTGAGTTTGATCCCGAATGCAACCAAGCCAAAGAGTACGCCACATTGGCCCAAAAAATCATTGAAAACGAAAAATTTGTCGTTCCCACCCCGCTGCTGATGAGTGAGCTGGAAACCATGGTGGCTAAATACGGGCTGTTTGACTGA
- a CDS encoding DUF269 domain-containing protein: MNRKEVTTDSSTAFHSDAKNGFIRALATVIRAQQPTNQLLDQLTDGELLTDYLLVRLPGVTDSCHASAEAVSRVQWFYAAIALEVEHRSGAPSAAMVMMSQENFGRALVTSGRLVVVNSYLRHVNRFGFVSCEALNQEAERLIEEALQWIRRFPEPAAEG, from the coding sequence ATGAACCGGAAGGAAGTGACGACGGACAGCTCAACGGCATTCCATTCCGACGCCAAGAATGGCTTCATCAGAGCCCTGGCTACTGTGATCCGCGCCCAGCAGCCAACCAATCAGCTTCTCGACCAGCTGACGGATGGGGAGCTGTTGACCGATTATTTGCTGGTGCGGCTTCCCGGTGTCACGGATTCCTGCCACGCATCCGCCGAAGCAGTGTCACGGGTTCAATGGTTTTATGCGGCCATCGCCCTGGAGGTGGAACACCGTAGCGGTGCCCCATCCGCCGCCATGGTGATGATGTCTCAGGAAAACTTCGGCCGGGCTCTGGTTACAAGCGGTCGGCTTGTGGTGGTAAACAGCTACCTGAGACATGTGAACCGCTTTGGATTTGTCTCCTGTGAAGCGCTCAATCAGGAGGCTGAACGATTGATCGAAGAGGCCCTGCAATGGATCAGGCGTTTTCCTGAGCCGGCAGCAGAGGGTTAA
- the vnfD gene encoding nitrogenase vanadium-iron protein, alpha chain, which produces MPMKLLNCDTVIPEREKHVYIKEAGEDTTQYLPVSNAPTLPGTLSERGCAYCGAKLVIGGVLKDTIQMIHGPFGCAYDTWHTKRYPSDNDNFQLKYVWSTDMKEKHIVFGGEKVLKQSMLEAFDAMPGINRMFVYTTCATALIGDDPKAIAKQVMKERPDTDIFVVECPGFAGVSQSKGHHVLNIGWINEKVGTLDKEITKPYTMNFIGDYNIQNDTLVLQQYWDKLGIQVIGHFTGNANYDDLRSMHQAQVNIVNCARSAGYIANELKKRYNIPRLDIDSWGFNYMAEGLRKVGAFFGIEDKAEELIAEEYAKWKPQLDWYKERLKGKKMAIWTGGPRLWHWTRAVEDDLGVQVVAMSSKFGHQEDFEKVIARGREGTIYIDDANELEFFEVIDMVKPDVIFTGPRVGELVKKLHLPYINGHAYHNGPYMGFEGFVNLARDMYNAVSSPLWKFAGEDIREGVEQ; this is translated from the coding sequence ATGCCCATGAAATTGCTTAATTGCGACACTGTGATCCCCGAGCGCGAGAAGCACGTTTACATCAAGGAGGCCGGTGAAGACACCACCCAGTATCTGCCGGTCTCCAACGCGCCGACGCTGCCCGGCACCCTGTCGGAACGCGGCTGCGCCTATTGCGGCGCAAAACTGGTGATCGGTGGCGTGCTCAAAGACACCATTCAGATGATCCACGGTCCGTTCGGCTGTGCCTACGACACCTGGCACACCAAACGCTACCCCAGTGACAATGACAATTTCCAACTGAAGTATGTCTGGTCCACCGACATGAAAGAGAAACACATCGTCTTCGGCGGTGAGAAAGTTCTCAAACAGAGCATGCTGGAAGCGTTTGACGCCATGCCGGGAATCAACCGCATGTTCGTCTACACCACCTGTGCCACCGCACTGATCGGTGACGATCCTAAAGCCATTGCCAAACAGGTGATGAAGGAGCGCCCCGATACCGATATTTTCGTTGTTGAGTGTCCCGGCTTCGCCGGTGTCAGCCAATCCAAGGGACACCACGTGCTCAATATTGGCTGGATCAATGAAAAAGTCGGCACTTTGGACAAAGAGATCACCAAACCCTACACCATGAACTTCATCGGTGATTACAACATCCAGAACGACACTCTGGTGTTGCAGCAATACTGGGATAAGTTGGGAATTCAGGTGATCGGCCACTTTACCGGCAACGCCAACTACGATGACCTGCGCTCCATGCATCAAGCCCAGGTCAACATCGTCAACTGCGCCCGCTCCGCCGGCTACATCGCCAACGAACTGAAAAAACGCTACAACATTCCGCGGCTCGACATCGACTCCTGGGGTTTCAACTACATGGCCGAAGGGTTGAGAAAAGTCGGTGCCTTCTTCGGCATTGAAGACAAGGCGGAAGAGCTGATCGCCGAGGAATACGCCAAATGGAAACCGCAGCTCGACTGGTACAAGGAACGGCTCAAAGGCAAGAAAATGGCCATCTGGACCGGCGGGCCGCGGCTGTGGCACTGGACTCGCGCTGTAGAGGACGATCTTGGCGTCCAGGTCGTGGCCATGTCGTCCAAATTCGGCCATCAGGAGGACTTTGAAAAGGTTATCGCCCGCGGCCGCGAAGGCACCATCTACATTGATGATGCCAACGAACTGGAATTTTTCGAGGTGATCGACATGGTCAAGCCGGACGTCATCTTTACCGGCCCGCGCGTCGGTGAATTGGTGAAAAAACTCCATCTGCCCTACATCAACGGCCATGCCTACCACAACGGTCCGTATATGGGCTTTGAGGGTTTCGTCAACCTGGCCAGGGACATGTACAACGCCGTTAGCTCTCCGCTGTGGAAGTTCGCCGGGGAGGATATCCGTGAGGGGGTCGAACAATGA